Within the Centropristis striata isolate RG_2023a ecotype Rhode Island chromosome 23, C.striata_1.0, whole genome shotgun sequence genome, the region aattggggtcgcgagatgatttctgggggtcgccaaatcattttggaagtcagctctgtctccactgtgttaaagtgttcatgtgtttttggtcacttaatgtctttttttggtcattttgtgtctttttttaatcattttgtggtcaatttgtgtcttttttggtcattatgtttccttttttggtcattttgtgtcttttttggttattttgtgcctttttttgatcattttgtgtctttttttggtcattttgtgtctttttaggccattttgtgtctttttttggtcattttgtgtctttttaggccattttgtgtctttttttgatcattttgtgtctttttttgatcattttgtggtcaatttgtgtcttttttggtcattatgtttccttttttggtcattttgtgtcttttttggttattttgtgtctttttttgatcattttgtgtctttttttggtcattttgtgtctttttaggccattttgtgtctttttttggtcattttgtgtctttttttaatcattttgtggtcaatttgtgtcttttttggtcattatgtttccttttttggtcattttgtgtcttttttggttattttgtgcctttttttgatcattttgtgtctttttttggtcattttgtgtctttttaggccattttgtgtctttttttggtcattttgtgtctttttaggccattttgtgtctttttttgatcattttgtgtctttttttgatcattttgtggtcaatttgtgtcttttttggtcattatgtttccttttttggtcattttgtgtcttttttggttattttgtgtctttttttgatcattttgtctttttttggtcattttgtgtctttttttaggccattttgtgtctttttttgatcattttgtgtctttttttggtcattttttgtctttttaggccattttgtgtctttttttgatcattttgtgtctttttttgatcattttgtggtcaatttgtgtcttttttggtcattatgtttccttttttggtcattttctgtcttttctggtcattttgtgtcttttttggtcattttgtttcctttttttggtaattttgtgtcttttttgggtgatctgaactgtgcatgtgagatgttcagtgagtgggggttgcggacaacatgcatgttaaattaggggtcgtgactcaaaaaggttgagaactactgccttagagAACAAAAACATCCCTCTGACAAAACTGCTgctaaataattttaaaaagtcctaCCCTTGCCAGAGCCAAAATGATTTttgaatgttaaaataaagataaaaatgttcCTAGTGAGGAGAGACTGGTGGGCCAGCAGGTCCTGATGTGGTCCCTCTGTCCCCACAGGGCTCTAGAAGGAGAACCCCACACGGTCCTGTTTGAGTTTGTTCCTGAGACCAGTGATGAGCTGGCTGTCGTACCGGGAAACATCGTGTTTGTGCTGCAGAAAGGAGCCGACAACTGGGCTTCAGTCGTCTTCAACGAGAGAGTAAGACCACCACACTAATCATCTCTAGTGGGATTCTCTAGTGACCTCCTGGTGAACCTTCTCCCGGTGAAATATGCATAGAAACCATTATTGATGTCATGTTCCTGTTGATCATGTTCACTATAGAGGGGACTTGTTCCTTACAATTACCTGGAGAAACTGGAGATCTCGTTGGCTTCTAAACAGAACGGGGTAATGAATTACATATTCATATgtttatcatgtgttttgtagaTTGCTTCTTGGTATTTTTAGAAGCCATGTAGTGTCCACTAGtcaaacattttgttaaaaatattatcaGTAGCTTTGTAAGAATACTCTGCTCATTACTAAAATGGAACTTGATGAAATTTGGTGTTTGTTCAAGTTTTGTAATACACAAAATACATCTTCTGTTAATGATGGACAGGGAAAGTCTCAGCCTCCAAGTCGAGAACCACCAACCAGACCTGAGAGGAAACAAGGTGACGTATCTCACACACagctaataataaaaataaaaactataactACAGGCCATCCTCTGATTGGTGCTAAATACCCTTGACTTGGACCAAACCTGATCTTTGAGTCATGAATGCTAACAAACATTATTCCCTGTGTTTCAGGTCTTACTCCGCGTGGTAACAGCAGCGTAGAGACTCAACCAAAGGTACGCTGGCTGTTGATTTGTATATGATATACCTGCAAACCAAGAAATGTGCCTGATTCTGTTATAAATGCATCATGTGTCCTTTCATTACTACCAGGATGAACAGCCTGCTGACAACTCATACACCGTCAAAATCTGTCACACATTCAACTTTGTTGTCTCGGTGCCTCTTGAGGCTCCGTATGCAGTCCTGATGGAGAAAGTCAGTAAGAAACTGAACGTCCCTTCTAAAGCCATCACCCTGAGGTACGGAGAACACTTTAACCTTCtggtttaaatgtatatatcatcTAAGACTGAGATTACAGAATGTGAATCTTTTGTCTGATTTAGATTAACCGCAGAGGAAACAGAACAAAGTGTAATCGATGCGAGCACAGACATGGAGAGTGTGTGGAGTCGAGCCTCTGATCTGAGAATCACCATGTGGTGTTCTGTCACTGTGGAAGTAAGAAATACAGTTATTGTGGTTGATTCTGCAGCTGCTACATGTTAGCACTTCTTCCTGAAAAGGAACcgattgtattttttaaagtggatTGTATAAGGTACTTAGTCACATACGGCTTTAGTTCCCCTTTTGAAAATGTTGTCTGCAAAAGTGgttaaatattctaaatatagctgCATTTATACTTATGGGTTTTATAGGTGAGCCTATTTTAAGGTGGCTTAAATATGtttagctgctgcagcacatagcTTAGCTTCTGGGCTAGTTCTCCTACCACTATCTACTGTAGtaatatatacagtctatgggtaatACACAGACTTTATACTATCCCACTTTAAACAATCCAAAGTATCCTTTAAGACATTAAAGGGATTCCTAATGGTGCAGGACAGGTTATTATCTTCTTCTATTCACCATGTAGATCACTTTCTCACCTTGAGTTATGATGAAATTGAGCAGAAAATGATagtttgtttatatttacattttgtgttgttAGCAAACTGATGGAAATCCACAAAGTGAGATCCAGTTTGTGGCACTTCATTCCTACGAGTCGTCAAATCCTGAAGATCTCAGTTTCCAACAAGGCGATACGATCACATTACTCTCCAGAGGTGAGACTCCATTCTTTCATACCTCAGAAGTTTAATCTGTCTAATAAATATAATTCTAATTcctattttcttgtcttttagTGAACCAGGACTGGTTGGAAGGGAAGTGTAATGGGAATACTGGTATATTTCCTGCATCGTTTGTGGAAGAGGTTCCTGTTAATGGAcagtaatttaaataaataaatgtaaagagcCAAACCCAGTAAAACTCTAGCTGTCATGTACTCCCTAAAACTATTTTAGGCTCAACTACATTTGATAAATTGAAGCCTACATactgtatttttgtaatataaacaacatcttttcattaaaatgaatcctTCTTCACATTGATCACAGTACAATCGGACAAGTGTGACACGTTTTAATGTTTTGACAAAATCATGTAATCTGTGATTCAGGAAGTAATCccataatttataaaaagtGATATCTGATATTGATTTTATGGAAACGTATTACTTCCAGCTTCCAGTGAGTACAAGCAGTATCCGTTAAAGACCTGGTTAGTTAGTTAGAATAGTGTGTTCCTGGTGAACATCATGCAGACGTTCCTTCTTCTTCGTAGGCGATAGCGATGCCTCTGCGGCCCTCCACGGCCTTCACCACAGCCGTCTCTCCCAGCTTCTGCTCCAAGCCCCGCCAGCTCCGCTCCGCCAGGAAACATGCTGGAAACACAAAGTACACGTGTGTTATGTCATACAAGATATTTATTAGTGTGtgttagaataaaaaataaactgggaaattacatttttgtaattgtgtgtttgctcacatgcaaaaaatgaaacatttattctATGTGTGCAAAGCTCTACttatagcagtagttctcaaccttggggtcgggaccccagttggggtcgcgagatgatttctgggggtcgccaaatcattttggaagtcagctctgtctccactgtgttaaagtgttcatgtgttcatgtgtctttttggtcatttaatgtctttttttgtcattttgtgtcttttttggtgattttgtgtctttttttttatcattttgtggtcaatttgagtcttttttgatcattttgtttccttttttgtcattttgtcttttttttgggtcattttgtgtcttttgatcattttgtgtctttttttttatcattttgtggtcaatttgtgtcttttttgctgattttgtgtctttttttgtcattttgtgtcattttttttatcattttgtggtcaatttgtgtcttttttggtcattttgtgtctttttttgtcattttgtgtcttttttgatcattttgtggtcaatttgtgtcttttttgggtgatctgaactgtgcatgtgagattgtgttcagtgagtgggggtcgcggacaacatgcatgttaaattgggggtcgcgactccaaaaggttgagaactcctgaCTTATAAACTAATAAACGTATTGATGTATGGAATGTAAAGCCAACAGCAGATGTTTTAAAGTGTCTACCAGCTGAGTTGGTGCTGGCTACGGTGAGCGTCTGGTTCCTGAGGACCACAGAAGAGCCGAACGCCGACGCTGCAGGCTCGCTGCTCATCAGGTCGAGTCTCCTCAGAGATCCTGTGATCAGAGACACGTCCGTCTGATcgtcctcctgctgctcagcCAGAGGAACATGGCTCTGTCCACCTGGGgcaagtttgaaataaaaagaataaagtaGTAGAAGGAGCAAAATACTTCTAAAGTCTTCATTAGGCTACTGGTGAAAAAATATAGCAGGTCCAGCATGTTTGGATAATAACGATATCGAGgctgtaaatgttttcaactTTCTATAATTATCTGCAGCTGTGCAGAAATACTAGGTTCTAACAGAATGAATggactgctaaaaaaaaagtgcagcatTAAAATACTAATTAAAAATTCCAATGTGAGCGCTATGAATGAAGCcatttattcagaaaaaaatgtaacaccCTTAAAATCCCCCATAGTGGTTCAGCaattcataaaaaatgaaatatggtGTAATTTACTTTAAAACGTATACCAGAATAATGTTCACTTTAGCCACTTAACCTAGTCATCTCTATTTTTCAATACAGCCTACATAAAAGGCTTAACTTGCATTAAAAAACAGGCAATTTGAggcattttatattaatattggtGCTGTCAAAATGAATTTTTGCAatccatttaaaatattttacatttacatttacatttagcagacgcttttatccaaagcgacttacaggaagagtaaaagcaaacaatcaaggtatagtgcaataagagctattagtgctagtgacgtGCTAGTGCTAGTGCTAGTTTTGcgtgttacatttttttttacccatttaaCACAATATAAATGTTGCAGGTTGTAGTGGGCTAAGTATTGTATGGTATGGAGCTAGATGAAGACTGGAGGAATCAGCTGGCATAAGCcctaataaatatttaacatttaataaaaatgtaacatttaataTAGCATGAAATCCTTATAATTTCAATACAGTCcctaaacacaaaaaagctgAGGTTTTGATGAAAGAATGAGTGTTGTTAATAAAAGAATGAGTGTTGTTAATAAAAGAATGAGTGTTGTTAATAAAAGAATGAGTGTTGTTAATGAAAGAATGAGTGTTGTTAATAAAAGAATGAGTGTTGTTAATGAAAGAATGAGTGTTGTTAATAAAAGAATGAGTGTTGTTAATGAAAGAATGAGTGTTGTTAATAAAAGAATGAGTGTTGTTAATAAAAGAATGAGTGTTGTTAATAAAAGAATGAGTGTTGTTAATAAAAGAATGAGTGTTGTTAATAAAAGAATGAGTGTTGTTAATGAAAGAATGAGTGTTGTTAATAAAAGAATGAGTGTTGTGAATAATAACTGACCTGGCAGTAGACGTCTGAAGTCTGTCACGTATTCCTCGGACCACTCCCTCTTCCTGTTGCAGGCCAGCTCCATCTCAAACGGAGTTACTACCGGTTTATAGAACTCACTGGAGTCCAGCAGCGAGTTCTCGGGACATGCAATTAACACAAAAATGTCAATTTCAAGAAAGTTTGCTAGTTTGGGCACGTTGAGTTTGCCCATGGCGAACATGTAGCACTTCTTTCCCGCCGCTCTGATCGTCTCCTTCAGCTGCTGGATGATGGCGAGGTAGTCGGCCACGCCCAGCGTGCCCACGAGGATGCCCACCACGTTGGCATCTTTGGCCCTTTCTATAGCGTAGTATCGCTTCATCAGGGCACGGTTGATGCTTATCGACTCAGTCCTCCCCGTCATGGTTACGGGgtcaaaagaagagaaagagcagCGATTCCAAGTCATCATGAAGTTCCTGAGAGTTGCTCCCTCCTGGCCCACGTAGAACATGCTGTAGTCTGTGATGCTGAGGCCACTCTTCAAGGAGAACTGCCTCCCAAACAGATTAATGAGCTGCTTGTTGTCGTCCTGTCGTCCTTTAGTCCGGCCGTGACTGTAGCACTGCTCCCCCTCCACCACCAGCTCTGAGCCCACCAGGTTCGGATACTCTGGCAAAAGGATCGTCAGGAGGtcgtctgaaaacaaaaaaattaatttagtaACTGAGGGGAAAACATTCACAAATCTCTATTAACCCATTAAAAGCGGGAAAGCAtcaccgcatttctaccattgaaaccAGGAGCGCTGTTGTTATTCTACCGTtcaggccgggacagcggatacgtggttttgtagtatttgtagttttttccacctattttcggtctcttggccaatgaaatgcatcagaatacatgtgggagtgtcgcaatgcatcatgggacttttccagaactttaaatcatggaggaagacgactatagcggaggaatatagatatatatatatatatatatatatatatatatatatatatatatatatctatgagcggaggagctcagcaggaagtgacggaagagatctgatgaaaacagatTGATTTAATTGCCGAtccgactttgaaccctcggaatagaaaaaaaacacagaatagaacaaggacacttaagaagttaaaaaaaagcagatcagttggtaggatggttggtaagatgaaggtaattaaactggtgacatgatggcaacaatgctatggtgactagacggtatataataataataataataataataataataataatagtacagtatataaaatatataatataatatgtaataataaataataaacaatataaaaataaaatgaaaaatataaataaagtaattataagtaaaataatatataatatataataataataataataataaataaggccggtaaggccgctataataataatagtagtatattgcagtatatagtaataatagtaatggcagcaacagtatatataataatagtaatattaataacatagcaaagtgtggTGCATATATTTAGTGCATATATTCAGTACTATACCTTACCTATGGAGTGAGCGTAGTTGACATCATAGAGGATGACGGTGTGGCTCTGAGTGTCGGGGTGCAGCTCTCTGAAGGCAGCAGAGCATCTCTGCAGATCGACTGCTCTCCTCTCAAAGACGTAGATCAGCGGCAGCCGTCTGGACGGGCTGAGGCAGGCGGCGCCGTAGTGCACCAGGCAGCCGGCGCCCACGTGCTCTGCTGCCACCTCGTCCACACAGCAGCTGGTCAACAACATGGAACAACACTACGTCATGCACGctttgtaaacaaaacaaaaaaaatcaaaaataggTTCAAAAACTTGTATTTCTCAAGTTCAACAAGCCTGTGCAAAGGAAATTATCAAGCATTTTGATGATAAATAGAGAAACATAATGAATGAAATTAAACTGCTAAATGCTTaataagtcaagtcaaagtttatttatagagcacgtttaaaaaaaacaacctcagttgaccaaagtgctgtacagttattaaaacagaatacatcatacacaaataggtataaataaaaacaatcaaaacaatactaaaaacagtaaaacaataaaataaaatagtaataaaatagtaataaaagctcaatccaaaacagagttagagataaaaaaaaagacaaataaaagggtaaaaaagtaaaaaagaaagccaaggattcttgcctagctgggactgaacgccaaggagaataaataggtttttaataatgttttaaaaaaataataaataaaataaagtgttagaATAGGTGCTCTTTTTCAGTTACTGTACATCACaagttaccttttttttaatctcactttGCATGAAGAATCAAAGCACTAAAATGTATATGCACCATATTAAGCCATAAATCCTTTCCTTAGTGAAACCTTGTTACCTGCCATAAGACGTGTCTCCCAGGATGAACGGCCTGGCGTTAGTCTTTCTCTCAATCTCTGCTGCTATTGCTATTGAATCCACCAGCAGCTCATCAGGAAACTGGAGAGCAACCTGTGAATATTAACAGTTTCACACAAATACACTATAAACATGCATCTGGTGTTCCTGTATTTATATAACTTTAGCTGttgtaaacaaatacaaacataGTTTAAATATTTCGATGCCTAAATATGAAACTGATGTCCTCACCTTTTGAAACTGATGCTCGCTGATGAAGTCACAAGTCTTCTTGATCTGATACAACTCTTCTAGTTTTTCCACAGGTGCATGTGTCGTCACTGTGACGTCAACCACACGCTGCAGGACCGTTTCCGAGCTGCTGCTGAACGCGTCAGCCATAATTACACCGGAAACACGCAATAGTGCCTGCAAACAtgcaataaaaccatgttttaATATATCAGCTGGCGACAAAGTTGCCAAGTAATGAAAATAGaactaacatttttaaaatcctgAATAATTTATTCTGCCAGCGGAATAAATAACAGTACTTCTGACTGAACTAAAGTTAATGTTAACTAGCTTTATTTACTCAACCACACCAATATTGTTACATTAAGAAACGGCTGAATGACACAGTAATGTACAGTTATGTAGTGTACGTTATGGtatttaccatagactgtaaatataTTTCCTGACAAGATAACGACACAAATGTCACGTTAAGCATCCTTAAGGTAGCTTTACCTTTATCTTTTAGCTTTAGTTTAGCTGAATCCGTCTGTTAGCTTAGCATTTAGCTTGTCTTGATATTAAATATTAGACATTACAAACTATGATTTACAATCTAAATATACAACACATAGATTTTAACTTACAGTGTATTGTCATGTGGGTAGTTGTTGACTAATAAACGCGTCTTTGACAGCAACACACGTGTCGCCACTATAACACATAACGAGTTCAACTAGGACAAGCACATCCGGGTCAAacggttttcaaaataaaagccaggGTTCACTGACAAGCTGACGGTGGAGTGaaggaaagttttttttctgtttaaatagAATCATGTGCAAAATGTCATGGCATATTAACAACAAGGACCCCTCTCAGCAGGGcacataataaacaatataaataaaataatacagataagaggaaaaaaatacaaaagcttaaataaaatagagatttgaaaaaaatgaattaattagttaaaaataaataaaaaggccaATACATCATACATCACACATACCAATTAGGGgtttatgaatattttaagaTCATCATACGCTGCAAGGAGAGACAGTGTAATTGTCACTAGCTGTTGATGCACTAACAGCTCTTGTTGCACtaaaccttgattgtttgcttttattcttcctgtaagtgtTCTTGTTGCAAattgactaaatgtaaatgtaaatgtacagtgcatgtttgtgtttcattACTTTCAAGGCACTGAGGTGATTTTCCGCAagagactttttaaaaacataaaaaagtggttttgtttttctccatttggATGTGTGGATGAAGAATTTTGCCAGGATAATCAGGTCAAACAAGAGGCAGCGTGACTCCATTCTCCCACCAGCACGCCATAACTCCACGATATCTGAACATAGCAAACATATTGATGTTATGAAGACCAAGTACAGCACCTTTAAAACTGCTATCTAAGGCATGAACTGTACTGTAGTCATTTGTGTGTGAGCcacaaaactgttaaaaataaataaaaataaaaacttaactcaGACAAACTTAATTGTCTGACTCAAGCATTTGAAGATGATCAGTTTTAATCAACTTGCTCATACAGATTGAGAACAGTCCTGTCCAGGTAGCAGGCAGTGTAGTGCTGCTTGACTTCAACAGACTGCACAAACTTTGGAAAGAACAAAGAGTCAAACTCTTCTCATGGTGGTGATTTATGTGTTTGCTCTCATATTAATGCCATCAACAACTAGATCACACTTTTACTGAAATCTCAGTAAACTGAACAGAGGACACAGTTTGTTCACATGTAAAGCTTCAGCAGAGCACCTTGTGTAGAAAAGACCCCAAAGTTGGtcatattatgtattatgttcAGTTGTAGGGTGGGTCAGCTTATATAGTAGCGCTCCCCCTGCTGCTTCAGAAGCGTAACTGATCAGTTTTATCATGGTGGTGTTCAAATTATGAAATGTTTAAACAAAAGTATGTATTGAAACATAAATAATTTGACTTAATTAAATTGTacgttaaaaacacaaatataatgCAACACTATGCATTTTGTATGCATAAACTATAAACTTGTGTTTGCTTTTGTGATGACATGAAAACCatattaaatatgcattaaCATTAAAGATGGCACCATGTGACCATGAGAGCTAACTGCACTTTGTGCGTACTGCAGATACCAACAGAGCAGTGAAGAAGGTTTCTACACATAGCAAGCTCAACTAATGACATTTCACtttttgcagattttgcagCTAAAAGATCATTTCTTTCATGAAAAGTTTCCCTAATGCAGGTTTT harbors:
- the ncf2 gene encoding neutrophil cytosol factor 2; this translates as MSFVDTLRQWDEAVTCVDRQDFSEALKIFLAIKEPNSKICFDIGCLHLLNGDLDAAEKAFDCSIRKDEHLAVAFFQRGMTFYRKERYEESLGDFQQAFKALRGNQLIDYKALGLRYKLYACEVLLNMALAEALLGHWEKAHENLVKALNYKTDSKLNIIDKALDSSLKQKLFKPVEFPSKVLFKPNKHYVAELEKKDYLGKAEVVASVVPQDDFIGFAPLQPQVQDGPPSPKEPEVLRALEGEPHTVLFEFVPETSDELAVVPGNIVFVLQKGADNWASVVFNERRGLVPYNYLEKLEISLASKQNGGKSQPPSREPPTRPERKQGLTPRGNSSVETQPKDEQPADNSYTVKICHTFNFVVSVPLEAPYAVLMEKVSKKLNVPSKAITLRLTAEETEQSVIDASTDMESVWSRASDLRITMWCSVTVEQTDGNPQSEIQFVALHSYESSNPEDLSFQQGDTITLLSRVNQDWLEGKCNGNTGIFPASFVEEVPVNGQ
- the dph2 gene encoding 2-(3-amino-3-carboxypropyl)histidine synthase subunit 2; this encodes MADAFSSSSETVLQRVVDVTVTTHAPVEKLEELYQIKKTCDFISEHQFQKVALQFPDELLVDSIAIAAEIERKTNARPFILGDTSYGSCCVDEVAAEHVGAGCLVHYGAACLSPSRRLPLIYVFERRAVDLQRCSAAFRELHPDTQSHTVILYDVNYAHSIDDLLTILLPEYPNLVGSELVVEGEQCYSHGRTKGRQDDNKQLINLFGRQFSLKSGLSITDYSMFYVGQEGATLRNFMMTWNRCSFSSFDPVTMTGRTESISINRALMKRYYAIERAKDANVVGILVGTLGVADYLAIIQQLKETIRAAGKKCYMFAMGKLNVPKLANFLEIDIFVLIACPENSLLDSSEFYKPVVTPFEMELACNRKREWSEEYVTDFRRLLPGGQSHVPLAEQQEDDQTDVSLITGSLRRLDLMSSEPAASAFGSSVVLRNQTLTVASTNSAACFLAERSWRGLEQKLGETAVVKAVEGRRGIAIAYEEEGTSA